Proteins found in one Patescibacteria group bacterium genomic segment:
- a CDS encoding MraY family glycosyltransferase has translation MTWPLIKNLIGLPLITAFFISLLATPIVIFIYHRLGWVDDPTKRKRKQDLHQQPLPRGGGIPIFLALLISSLIFLPLDKHLKGILLGITIMVIMGTLDDIFDLNPYLRLILGFLAAGAVVGAGIGIAFITNPLGGIIQLNQPQIQFQLLDETRNLWILADFLALLWIVGLSNIVNWAKGFDGQLPGIVVIAALTIAVFSFRYSADITQWPIAILASILAGAYLGFLPFNFYPQKIMPGYGGGTLAGFMIAILTILATSKILTAMVVLGVPLIDAGYSIVRRILAGHSPVWGDRGHLHHKLLDEWHWGKRRTALFYWGLTAILGILALGLNSQGKFYTIIMLAIIIGILFLWFNFLSTFFIPSAQDKHSKTLP, from the coding sequence ATGACCTGGCCTTTAATTAAAAATCTAATCGGTTTACCCTTAATAACGGCCTTTTTTATTTCTCTGCTGGCAACTCCCATCGTCATTTTTATTTACCATCGTCTGGGTTGGGTCGATGATCCGACCAAAAGAAAACGAAAACAGGATCTTCATCAACAACCTCTACCTCGAGGTGGAGGCATTCCTATTTTTCTGGCTCTTCTAATCAGTTCGCTTATCTTCTTACCGCTTGATAAACACCTTAAAGGAATTCTCCTTGGTATCACGATTATGGTCATCATGGGTACTCTTGATGATATTTTTGATCTTAATCCCTATCTCCGTTTGATTCTGGGTTTTCTGGCGGCTGGTGCGGTGGTGGGAGCGGGAATTGGGATTGCTTTTATTACCAATCCGCTTGGGGGTATTATTCAACTTAATCAACCCCAAATTCAATTCCAACTCCTAGACGAAACCCGTAATTTATGGATTCTTGCCGATTTTCTGGCTCTCTTATGGATTGTTGGTCTAAGTAACATCGTTAATTGGGCTAAAGGTTTTGACGGTCAACTCCCAGGAATTGTGGTTATTGCGGCTCTAACAATCGCCGTTTTTTCCTTTCGCTATTCAGCTGATATTACTCAGTGGCCGATTGCCATCCTTGCCTCGATTCTCGCCGGCGCCTATCTTGGTTTTCTACCCTTTAACTTCTATCCCCAAAAGATTATGCCTGGCTATGGGGGTGGCACTTTAGCTGGTTTCATGATTGCTATTCTCACTATTCTCGCCACCAGTAAAATTCTGACGGCTATGGTCGTTCTTGGTGTTCCACTGATTGACGCTGGTTATTCTATTGTCCGAAGAATTCTCGCTGGCCACTCACCTGTCTGGGGTGATCGAGGTCATCTTCACCACAAACTCCTTGATGAGTGGCATTGGGGAAAAAGAAGAACCGCTCTTTTTTATTGGGGCCTGACCGCGATTTTGGGGATTCTCGCTCTCGGCTTGAACAGTCAAGGAAAATTCTATACAATCATCATGTTAGCGATTATTATCGGAATCTTATTTCTGTGGTTCAACTTTTTATCAACCTTTTTCATTCCATCCGCCCAAGACAAACACTCAAAAACCTTGCCTTAG
- a CDS encoding UbiA prenyltransferase family protein, with product MADSFWLTIKCIFIFSILTSSIYLFNDVIDISKDKLHPIKKKRPIASGKIPVFLALLFFISGFLVSLYLAYLVNPFFFLACLVYFILQIGYSLIFKKIVLIDILVIAAGFIIRVYAGALALNVHMNVWFLLCVISLALFLAAGKRRTELAILEQQAAQHRKTLSFYSPPLLDSYLSIFANSAWMAYALYTFFVPPPPITQRFSFLTQLPLTFSGINKWLMITIPVVIFGIMRYLKIIHEGKRAESPEKVLLGDKTLLFTVGLWIFLVVVIMYGVV from the coding sequence TTGGCTGATTCTTTTTGGCTAACTATTAAGTGCATTTTTATTTTTTCCATTCTCACTTCTTCAATTTATCTTTTTAACGACGTCATTGATATCTCTAAAGACAAACTTCATCCGATTAAGAAAAAACGCCCGATTGCCAGTGGCAAGATTCCCGTTTTTCTGGCTCTTCTTTTCTTCATTAGTGGTTTTCTTGTTAGTCTTTACCTAGCTTATTTGGTTAATCCCTTTTTCTTTTTAGCTTGCTTAGTCTACTTTATTCTTCAGATTGGCTATTCTTTAATTTTTAAGAAAATTGTTTTGATTGATATTCTGGTTATTGCTGCTGGTTTCATTATTCGAGTCTACGCCGGGGCTCTGGCTCTTAATGTTCATATGAATGTCTGGTTTTTACTCTGTGTTATTTCCTTGGCTCTGTTTTTAGCGGCCGGAAAAAGAAGGACCGAACTAGCGATTTTAGAACAACAAGCCGCTCAACATCGAAAAACTCTTTCTTTTTATTCACCGCCTCTTTTGGATTCCTATCTTTCCATTTTTGCTAACTCTGCCTGGATGGCCTATGCTCTTTATACCTTTTTCGTCCCCCCGCCACCAATCACTCAACGGTTTTCCTTTCTAACTCAACTACCTCTTACTTTCTCGGGTATTAATAAATGGCTAATGATTACCATTCCGGTGGTTATCTTTGGAATTATGAGGTATTTAAAAATCATTCACGAAGGTAAACGAGCCGAATCACCAGAAAAGGTTCTTCTGGGCGACAAAACACTATTATTTACTGTTGGTCTTTGGATCTTTTTAGTTGTCGTGATTATGTATGGAGTTGTTTAG
- a CDS encoding PEGA domain-containing protein has protein sequence MKRNWLIIAVVVLVALLGGLIIKNKFFSRPGMGALQISSTPKANVFIDGEQKGVTPFFSDKIESGEHTIKLVPETTTDSLVSWESKVNLTPGIITAINRNLAKTESESSGEILSLEKIASRNTASLAVVSIPDQAVVKINNEPGGFAPVLKDDLTPGDYQVVISSPGFEERTITAQTVAGYKLTVSVKLAQSIEGIVEATPSGELDEEEEDEEEEEEEASPSPSPSPESSPKASPSPIDEPYVRIKETSTGWLRVRDEPSTEGEELAKVDVGEVFPYLDEQKSGWYKIEYEEDEEGWVSGVYCELVE, from the coding sequence ATGAAAAGAAACTGGTTGATTATTGCGGTTGTTGTTTTAGTAGCCCTTCTTGGCGGTTTGATTATCAAGAATAAGTTCTTTTCTCGGCCCGGAATGGGGGCTCTCCAGATATCTTCAACTCCCAAAGCCAATGTTTTTATAGATGGCGAGCAGAAAGGGGTAACGCCCTTTTTTAGCGACAAAATCGAATCTGGTGAGCACACTATTAAATTGGTTCCGGAAACAACGACTGATAGTTTGGTCTCTTGGGAAAGCAAAGTCAATTTAACTCCAGGAATTATTACGGCTATTAATCGGAATTTAGCTAAAACAGAGTCTGAATCTTCAGGTGAGATTTTATCTTTAGAGAAGATTGCTAGTCGGAACACGGCTTCTTTAGCTGTGGTTTCCATTCCTGATCAGGCCGTAGTTAAAATTAACAATGAGCCTGGTGGCTTTGCGCCGGTTTTGAAAGATGATTTGACTCCTGGAGATTACCAAGTGGTGATTAGTTCTCCAGGTTTTGAAGAAAGAACGATTACCGCCCAAACAGTGGCTGGTTACAAATTAACGGTAAGCGTAAAATTAGCCCAAAGTATTGAAGGGATTGTTGAAGCAACTCCGAGTGGGGAGCTCGACGAAGAAGAGGAAGATGAGGAAGAGGAAGAAGAAGAGGCCTCTCCGTCTCCTTCACCTTCGCCAGAATCAAGCCCTAAGGCCAGCCCATCCCCAATAGACGAACCTTATGTGAGAATTAAAGAAACTAGTACTGGCTGGCTTAGAGTTAGAGATGAACCTTCAACCGAAGGCGAAGAACTGGCTAAGGTTGATGTGGGTGAAGTTTTTCCTTATCTCGATGAACAAAAAAGTGGTTGGTACAAAATTGAATATGAAGAGGATGAAGAGGGTTGGGTCAGTGGCGTTTATTGTGAATTGGTTGAATAA
- a CDS encoding M23 family metallopeptidase produces MNQNYILNLGKHQITVKFNRKRGRPGKSLVYRLDEFVSQLISLTADKRYSGQPISRALRYVFENKQIKKTLGFNLAMFTLLAGIVIPPISAFNPAQPVETATVVATDEALVTEKSVRVPLDSFEVSQGYNGLHQGIDLNEVEGAPIYPLMEGRVERVFYTRFSYGNHILINHGSGFKSLYAHLAKIVVKEGDEVDKNTVIGTVGHTGWATGSHLHLEAYDNGRTFNPLTILK; encoded by the coding sequence ATGAATCAAAACTACATTCTTAATCTAGGGAAACATCAAATTACGGTTAAATTTAACCGTAAGCGGGGTCGTCCTGGAAAAAGCCTTGTCTACCGTCTTGATGAATTTGTTTCCCAATTAATTAGCTTAACCGCTGATAAACGTTATTCTGGTCAGCCGATCAGCCGAGCGCTACGTTATGTTTTTGAAAACAAGCAAATTAAGAAAACTCTTGGTTTTAACCTAGCCATGTTCACCCTTTTAGCGGGAATAGTTATTCCTCCTATTTCTGCTTTTAACCCAGCTCAGCCAGTGGAAACAGCTACAGTGGTGGCCACTGATGAAGCTTTAGTAACCGAGAAATCAGTCCGAGTCCCCTTAGATTCTTTTGAAGTCTCTCAAGGCTATAATGGCCTTCACCAGGGAATTGACTTAAATGAAGTTGAGGGTGCTCCAATTTATCCTTTAATGGAAGGAAGAGTAGAAAGAGTTTTCTACACTCGTTTCTCTTACGGTAACCATATCCTTATTAACCACGGTTCAGGTTTTAAATCCCTTTACGCTCACTTAGCAAAAATTGTGGTTAAGGAAGGCGATGAAGTTGACAAAAACACGGTCATTGGAACCGTTGGTCACACTGGTTGGGCGACTGGTTCTCACTTACACTTAGAGGCTTATGACAACGGTCGAACCTTTAATCCGCTTACCATTCTTAAGTAA
- a CDS encoding VTT domain-containing protein, translating into MKPRKKAILLITVVILIILALYLLQRNVYRFEIEEIKSFVRSFGILGPLVLIVLITLSIVVSPLTSIPFWLVGLALFDFWQTCFYVLISHTVGSAINFLIAQRWGRPIVAKLVGKKTMEKIDEVTKIIGLKMLFLARLLGGASADYVSYAAGLTAMKFKPYLLISVFAAIPMIGLNLYLLDKVLAIKPIFLAFLAPFGWLLALVFPLVVYKWPKRKEGKIT; encoded by the coding sequence ATGAAACCCAGAAAAAAGGCAATTTTATTGATCACTGTTGTTATTTTAATTATTTTGGCTCTTTATCTTCTTCAAAGAAATGTTTATCGCTTTGAGATTGAAGAAATAAAAAGTTTTGTCCGTTCCTTTGGAATTTTAGGACCACTGGTTTTGATCGTCCTGATTACTTTATCGATTGTTGTTTCTCCCTTAACTTCAATTCCTTTTTGGTTAGTGGGTTTAGCTTTGTTTGATTTTTGGCAAACCTGTTTTTATGTTCTGATTAGCCATACGGTTGGTTCAGCCATTAATTTTTTGATTGCCCAGCGTTGGGGACGACCAATTGTTGCCAAATTAGTTGGTAAAAAGACGATGGAAAAAATTGATGAAGTCACCAAAATAATTGGTTTGAAAATGTTGTTTCTTGCCCGGCTATTAGGTGGGGCTTCAGCTGATTATGTTTCTTATGCGGCTGGATTAACAGCCATGAAATTCAAGCCTTATCTGTTAATCAGTGTTTTTGCGGCCATTCCCATGATTGGTTTGAACCTTTATCTTTTAGATAAAGTTTTAGCGATCAAGCCAATTTTCCTTGCTTTTTTAGCTCCTTTTGGCTGGCTTCTAGCTTTGGTTTTTCCTTTGGTTGTTTACAAATGGCCCAAGAGAAAGGAAGGAAAAATTACTTAA
- a CDS encoding HAD family hydrolase: MNQKFTDIKYCIWDVDLTFYTVSPQMKKEFKNKIYEYLSQKLKIPIGEAKQKYEEELKKRKSKTATLEAFGLGKYAIQEVIDSIDKNRYLKKDPRLIQLFKNLKHYKHAIVTNSTKNSVNKTLKILGLKKSFFETIITKEDVNHYKPSPEPFIKIVEIFRTKAEKCVSIGDVDYSDIIPAKKLGMKTIFVWGKSKYADESVLTIYEVEKLLM, from the coding sequence ATGAATCAAAAATTTACAGATATAAAATACTGCATTTGGGATGTTGATTTGACTTTCTATACTGTTTCTCCTCAAATGAAAAAGGAATTCAAGAATAAAATCTATGAATATCTTTCTCAAAAACTAAAAATCCCAATAGGTGAGGCTAAACAAAAATATGAGGAAGAACTCAAAAAAAGAAAGAGTAAGACAGCTACCCTAGAGGCATTTGGACTGGGAAAATATGCAATTCAAGAAGTTATTGATAGCATTGATAAAAATAGATATCTAAAAAAAGATCCGCGTCTCATTCAGTTATTCAAAAATTTAAAACATTACAAACACGCAATAGTTACTAATAGCACAAAAAACTCTGTAAATAAAACACTAAAGATTCTCGGATTAAAGAAAAGTTTCTTTGAGACAATAATAACTAAGGAAGATGTAAATCATTACAAGCCAAGCCCAGAGCCTTTTATAAAGATTGTGGAAATATTTAGAACCAAGGCTGAAAAATGTGTTTCAATAGGCGATGTCGATTACAGTGACATCATCCCAGCTAAAAAGTTAGGCATGAAGACTATTTTTGTTTGGGGGAAATCAAAATACGCGGATGAATCTGTATTGACTATTTACGAAGTTGAAAAATTATTGATGTAA
- the groL gene encoding chaperonin GroEL (60 kDa chaperone family; promotes refolding of misfolded polypeptides especially under stressful conditions; forms two stacked rings of heptamers to form a barrel-shaped 14mer; ends can be capped by GroES; misfolded proteins enter the barrel where they are refolded when GroES binds) produces the protein MAKQLKYSAEAREKLKKGIDAVAKAVGTTLGPKGRNIALDKKWGAPSVVHDGVSVAKEIELEDPFENMGAQLIKEAAEKTNDVTGDGTTTATILAQAIVEEGIKNITAGANPMILNKGIEKAAEQAVKSIEKQAQPVKDNSEKIVQVATISAQNQEIGEKITEALRKVGPNGVVTVEEGKGLELVIDYKEGMEFDKGYTSPYFVTNPDTMEATIEDPYILLTDKKISSLQELLPFLENLVKISKNLIIISDEVDGEALATIIVNKLRGTFNVLVVEAPGFGDRRKEMLEDIAILTGGTVISEDIGRKLEEVTVEDLGRADRVTADKDKTVIVGGKGEKRIIEGRIKQIKRELDRITSEFDKEKLEERLAKLTGGVAVIEVGAASETEMKEKQERVKDAVAATKAAIEEGIVPGGGVILLAAAKAIKTEGLKGDELTGAEIIGKALESPTKLLAENAGADGGVVVANIKRKGKGIGFNVLTGEYVDMIKAGIIDPVKVTRTALQNAVSVATMILTTEGLVTDIPEKEEKIPAMPQGGGMGGGMGM, from the coding sequence ATGGCAAAACAACTTAAATATTCAGCTGAAGCCAGGGAAAAATTAAAAAAAGGCATTGATGCTGTAGCCAAGGCAGTGGGAACGACCCTTGGTCCTAAAGGTCGGAATATTGCCTTGGATAAAAAATGGGGAGCTCCTTCGGTGGTTCATGATGGTGTTTCTGTTGCCAAAGAAATTGAGCTTGAAGATCCTTTTGAGAATATGGGAGCTCAATTGATTAAAGAGGCGGCTGAAAAAACTAATGATGTGACTGGAGACGGGACAACCACAGCCACAATTCTTGCCCAAGCCATTGTTGAAGAGGGTATTAAAAACATTACCGCTGGAGCCAATCCAATGATTTTAAATAAGGGAATTGAAAAAGCAGCAGAACAAGCGGTCAAATCAATCGAGAAACAGGCTCAACCAGTTAAAGATAACAGCGAAAAAATTGTTCAGGTGGCCACCATTTCCGCTCAAAATCAAGAAATTGGCGAGAAAATCACTGAAGCTTTGAGAAAAGTTGGTCCTAACGGTGTCGTCACCGTCGAGGAAGGTAAGGGCTTGGAATTGGTAATCGATTACAAAGAGGGCATGGAATTTGACAAAGGCTACACTTCTCCTTATTTTGTGACTAATCCAGACACAATGGAAGCAACAATTGAAGACCCCTATATTCTTTTAACCGATAAAAAGATTTCTTCGCTTCAAGAACTTTTACCTTTTCTTGAGAATCTAGTTAAAATTTCTAAGAATTTGATTATCATTTCTGATGAAGTTGATGGTGAAGCTTTAGCAACCATCATTGTTAATAAGCTCCGCGGTACTTTTAATGTCTTAGTTGTTGAAGCGCCGGGTTTTGGCGATCGTAGGAAAGAAATGCTTGAAGATATTGCTATTTTGACTGGTGGAACGGTCATCTCTGAAGATATTGGTCGAAAACTTGAGGAAGTAACGGTTGAAGATTTAGGTCGAGCCGATCGAGTCACGGCTGATAAAGATAAAACCGTGATTGTTGGTGGTAAAGGAGAAAAAAGAATAATTGAAGGCAGGATAAAACAGATTAAAAGAGAATTAGACCGAATTACCTCGGAATTTGATAAAGAAAAGTTGGAAGAGAGATTGGCTAAATTAACTGGTGGAGTAGCCGTGATTGAAGTCGGTGCAGCTTCAGAAACAGAAATGAAAGAAAAACAAGAAAGAGTTAAAGATGCGGTCGCTGCCACTAAAGCTGCTATTGAAGAAGGAATTGTTCCTGGTGGTGGTGTCATCTTACTGGCTGCGGCCAAAGCAATTAAAACTGAAGGATTAAAAGGAGACGAATTGACGGGTGCTGAAATTATTGGGAAGGCTTTGGAATCACCCACAAAATTGCTGGCTGAGAACGCAGGGGCTGATGGTGGCGTGGTTGTGGCCAACATTAAGAGAAAAGGTAAGGGGATTGGCTTTAATGTTTTAACCGGTGAATATGTCGATATGATCAAGGCCGGTATCATTGATCCAGTGAAAGTGACTAGGACTGCTCTCCAGAATGCGGTTTCGGTGGCAACCATGATTTTGACGACAGAAGGTTTAGTGACTGATATTCCGGAAAAAGAAGAAAAAATCCCTGCTATGCCTCAAGGTGGCGGCATGGGTGGCGGTATGGGAATGTAA
- a CDS encoding co-chaperone GroES — MPKLKPTAGYALIEPVEAEKRTSTGIVLPDTHDEKSQRGKVIAIGAPQTTDSGKEIKPEFRVGQTVIYKKWGGDEVKLGLSGKELIFVKFEDVLAIVN, encoded by the coding sequence ATGCCCAAACTTAAACCAACCGCCGGTTATGCTTTAATTGAACCAGTGGAAGCGGAAAAAAGAACCTCTACTGGTATTGTTCTTCCCGATACTCATGATGAAAAATCTCAACGGGGTAAAGTGATCGCTATTGGCGCTCCTCAAACAACCGATTCCGGCAAAGAAATTAAACCTGAATTTAGAGTCGGTCAGACCGTAATTTACAAAAAATGGGGTGGCGATGAAGTTAAATTAGGTCTTTCTGGTAAAGAATTGATTTTTGTTAAGTTTGAAGACGTTTTGGCAATTGTTAACTAA
- a CDS encoding DedA family protein — protein MPSGTEIIAFFEQYYVVYGYPLVFLFSILETIFGLSWQVPGTFIVLLATFYARQGILSLPYVLILAVIGWFIGDNLNYFLGKYGWYRFLLWLGMDKGLKKGEELMKKYNKKALFFGHVIPSFATFVSTAAGVLGVPYKKYLIFISFSIIFWVSIWGSVGYFLGNYRHQVEIFVDLITWPTTLIILGWFVYKIIKIFRKGIRKINFKDWVFVMIGGLIIIWTAYNILK, from the coding sequence ATGCCCTCGGGTACAGAGATTATTGCCTTTTTTGAACAATATTACGTCGTTTACGGTTATCCTCTTGTTTTTCTTTTTTCTATTCTAGAAACAATTTTTGGTCTTTCTTGGCAAGTACCAGGAACCTTTATTGTTCTCTTGGCTACTTTTTACGCCCGCCAAGGAATTCTTTCTCTGCCTTATGTTTTAATTTTGGCTGTTATTGGTTGGTTTATTGGTGATAATCTTAATTATTTTTTGGGGAAATATGGTTGGTATCGTTTTCTTCTTTGGTTGGGAATGGATAAGGGATTGAAAAAAGGTGAGGAACTCATGAAGAAGTATAATAAAAAGGCTCTCTTTTTTGGTCATGTCATTCCTTCTTTTGCGACTTTTGTTTCTACCGCGGCTGGAGTTTTAGGTGTTCCCTATAAAAAGTATTTAATTTTTATTAGTTTCTCGATTATTTTTTGGGTTTCAATTTGGGGATCAGTAGGTTATTTTCTAGGCAATTACCGACACCAAGTCGAGATTTTTGTTGATTTAATTACCTGGCCAACCACCTTAATAATTCTAGGCTGGTTTGTTTATAAAATCATCAAGATTTTTAGAAAAGGGATAAGAAAAATAAACTTTAAAGACTGGGTTTTTGTGATGATTGGTGGCTTAATTATTATCTGGACTGCTTACAATATTTTGAAATAA
- a CDS encoding zinc ribbon domain-containing protein, translated as MINLNCQSCGMPMDKLEDHGGVDANNPFCKYCTDDQGNLLPKDQVRAKMIQFYIQKQSKTQEEAEKLTDQLMSSMAAWKGDGGSAALGTSEPTTPLATEPAPTPTPEPIPTSEPAPEMPTEPAPKPEPIETPVSSPIAGEEPVSGEEQSGPTSE; from the coding sequence GTGATTAATCTGAACTGTCAATCATGCGGTATGCCCATGGATAAACTCGAGGATCATGGTGGCGTTGATGCCAACAATCCTTTTTGCAAATATTGTACTGATGATCAAGGAAATCTCTTACCAAAAGACCAGGTTCGAGCTAAGATGATTCAGTTTTATATTCAGAAGCAGAGTAAAACTCAAGAAGAAGCAGAAAAATTAACGGATCAATTAATGAGTAGTATGGCAGCTTGGAAAGGGGATGGTGGCAGTGCGGCATTAGGAACCTCTGAACCGACCACTCCACTAGCAACCGAGCCAGCACCAACACCAACACCTGAACCAATACCAACATCTGAGCCGGCACCAGAGATGCCAACAGAGCCAGCACCAAAACCTGAACCGATAGAAACACCAGTATCTTCACCAATCGCAGGCGAGGAGCCTGTCTCTGGGGAAGAACAATCTGGACCGACCTCAGAATAA
- a CDS encoding extracellular solute-binding protein — translation MKPPWQREEEKSGEETDLAEALKEERPAVEITPALGAEELPKETMTEIPETTEVPEETDLSTEPSLPETPPVEIPIPNVPPLVEAPVESPPEEIPEEPSGPVQAYHSQSKSPLGGLKKILPIILGLIVVIGLVFLVVKFGLPRFQKQKEVTLTYWGLWEPESVMREVIDDWNKDHPSIKVNYSMQSKEQYRERLQSALARSEGPDIFRFHVTWLPMLKGQLDSVPTEVMSASQYESTFYPVAATNLRSGSSYLGIPLEIDTLALFYNKDIFQTAGKVPPATWDELRKTAIELATHDEEGKIQTAGVALGTTNNIEHWSDILGLMMLQNEADLAKPTGALAEDALDFYTIFSRTDRVWDSTLPSSMLAFANGKLAMYFGYSWDIFEIKNINPNLEFGVVQAPQLAGTNISWASFWVEGVNNKGQFKEEAWEFLQYLSSKETLVKLYQAESKVRLFGEPYSRVEMASQAKTNPLVTPFVEQASQAQTWYLCSRTYDNGINDKTISYFEDAVNTVNKGQDSTKALDTAALGINQLLSQYGLVTAVTP, via the coding sequence GTGAAGCCCCCCTGGCAAAGAGAAGAGGAAAAATCGGGAGAGGAGACTGATTTAGCCGAAGCTTTGAAGGAAGAGAGACCCGCAGTTGAAATTACTCCAGCACTCGGGGCAGAAGAATTACCGAAGGAGACAATGACTGAAATTCCCGAAACGACTGAAGTTCCAGAAGAAACTGATCTGTCAACCGAACCCTCTTTACCAGAAACACCGCCAGTAGAAATACCAATTCCTAATGTTCCACCTTTAGTTGAAGCTCCAGTTGAATCTCCTCCTGAAGAAATCCCAGAAGAGCCTTCGGGTCCGGTCCAAGCTTATCACTCTCAAAGTAAATCTCCTTTAGGGGGATTAAAAAAGATTTTGCCTATTATTTTAGGTTTAATTGTAGTAATTGGTCTTGTTTTTTTAGTGGTTAAATTTGGCTTGCCACGCTTTCAAAAACAAAAAGAAGTGACTCTAACTTACTGGGGTTTGTGGGAACCAGAATCAGTCATGCGTGAGGTCATTGATGATTGGAATAAAGACCACCCTAGTATTAAGGTCAATTATTCGATGCAGTCAAAAGAACAATATCGGGAGCGGCTCCAATCAGCTCTTGCCCGAAGTGAAGGACCGGATATTTTTCGTTTCCACGTCACTTGGTTACCCATGCTTAAAGGTCAGCTCGATTCGGTACCCACTGAAGTAATGAGTGCCTCCCAATACGAATCGACCTTTTATCCGGTCGCGGCGACTAATCTTCGTTCTGGTTCAAGCTATTTGGGAATTCCCCTAGAGATTGATACTCTGGCTCTTTTCTATAACAAAGATATTTTTCAAACAGCCGGCAAAGTTCCACCTGCGACTTGGGATGAGTTAAGAAAAACAGCGATTGAATTAGCAACTCACGATGAAGAAGGTAAAATCCAAACCGCTGGTGTTGCCCTCGGGACAACCAATAATATTGAACATTGGTCAGATATTTTAGGTTTAATGATGCTCCAGAATGAGGCAGATTTAGCCAAGCCCACTGGCGCTTTAGCTGAAGACGCTCTGGATTTTTATACTATTTTCAGTAGGACAGACCGGGTTTGGGATTCAACTTTACCTAGTTCGATGCTCGCTTTTGCCAACGGAAAACTGGCGATGTATTTTGGCTACTCCTGGGATATTTTCGAGATTAAGAATATTAATCCTAATTTAGAATTTGGGGTGGTTCAGGCACCCCAGTTAGCAGGCACGAACATTAGCTGGGCGAGTTTCTGGGTTGAAGGCGTCAATAATAAAGGTCAATTTAAAGAAGAAGCTTGGGAATTTCTTCAGTATCTCTCCAGTAAGGAAACCCTGGTGAAACTTTATCAAGCCGAATCCAAGGTTCGTCTTTTTGGCGAACCCTATTCTCGGGTGGAAATGGCCAGTCAGGCCAAAACAAATCCTTTAGTAACTCCTTTTGTTGAACAAGCCTCTCAAGCCCAGACCTGGTATCTTTGTTCTCGGACCTATGATAACGGCATTAACGACAAAACAATCAGTTATTTCGAAGACGCGGTTAATACGGTGAATAAAGGCCAAGATTCAACCAAAGCTTTAGACACGGCGGCTTTAGGGATAAATCAACTTCTCTCTCAATATGGTTTGGTAACGGCCGTGACTCCTTAA